A stretch of DNA from Deltaproteobacteria bacterium:
ATCCCCGCCTGCCGAGCGTGCAGCCGGTCTGGAAGGGCGCCAACTGGCTCGAGCGCGAGGCCTACGACATGTACGGCATCGTCTTCGAGGGGCACCCCGACCTCCGGCGCCTCCTGCTCTACCCCGAGTTCATCGGGCACCCCCTGCGCAAGGACTACCCGATCCGCGGCGAGCAGCCCCTGGTCACGATGCGCGATCCGGAGAGCCAGCGGCCGGTGATGCCGGGCGGAACCCTGATCCAGCTGAAGCGCCCTGAGGGCGTGCGGCCCGTGGCGGAGGAGAACTGACGATGGGCGCCCCCGACAAGATCA
This window harbors:
- a CDS encoding NADH-quinone oxidoreductase subunit C; the protein is MSKKVLAALQEQFGEEVVLKTHSHRGDDTAEIVPEMIREVCRWLKSDPEMAFQQVSDITCVDWLGQSPRFEVVYQLYSLTRRHRVRLKCRVDESDPRLPSVQPVWKGANWLEREAYDMYGIVFEGHPDLRRLLLYPEFIGHPLRKDYPIRGEQPLVTMRDPESQRPVMPGGTLIQLKRPEGVRPVAEEN